In Janthinobacterium sp. J1-1, a single genomic region encodes these proteins:
- a CDS encoding EAL domain-containing protein, which translates to MLRGRLPYSLSAAAALTFACGLSVTIVLFAAISQLEYDKMSLSLQQRAGARVAAIEQGLDDAVEVLTTTNQLFSAVVPVTRQQFHDFTTPLLQRHPFIQAFNYHRRVPHAQRAAFEAELRAIVPGYAMMEMHGPQMLPAPVRANYLVVDYLEPMQGNLPAFGLNVRPDGLLAGALDQAVTGNLTVATSLLSLAQGPEKGFVILRPVYRHGVPLDTPEQRRAAVIGDTAAVIRGGELVQKILSGAELLDDPQLEVEVFAGASAEARTRIFQHGAVAEEDRVGGWHRLPRWLHFAYQSRYDSGFATAGRSWHVRVVAHPRPFMADHLGSLFTLVTGLLFSLLTAAFVQSLTQRSRRVQLLVEQRTADLKRSNELLSEDVRARQRTERALQESEKRFRRLLALSSDWYWEQDANFRFTHITSGFADKSNMPLERFIGATRWDHNPEMRNARWGKQHMATLQAHLPFFHLEYAMADRDGKLRWFSINGEPLFDDLGDFKGYRGTGSEITERKLAEQQIQHIAHHDVLTGLPNRALLRDRLAQAMALSRRKNRALWVLLIDLDRFKFVNDSLGHKAGDLLLKTIAARLQASLRESDTVARLSGDEFVAILSEQADEELSKAVVQRIMDAVAQPVLLDGKEFFVTCSIGVAVYDMTQFDAPGDVTLNGETQNLIEQADIAMYSAKKQGRNTIKFYTKAMNQATLERLRIETALRNALERDQFVLHYQPQLDLESGRIVGVEALLRWRHPELGMVAPNRFIALAEDTGLIVPIGAWVMRQACAQMQAWHAAGLGSLRLAVNLSARQFNEPNLVASIADVLAETGLAPACLELELTESLFMHDVALAVSQLHDMKALGVQLSIDDFGTGYSSFAYLRTFPIDVLKIDRSFVGDVASDADDAAIVVSIIALAHNLKLRVVAEGVETAEQLDYLRRHGCDEAQGFYFSHPLPAHEVELLLRGELVTPAG; encoded by the coding sequence ATGCTGCGTGGCCGCCTGCCCTACTCCCTTTCCGCCGCGGCCGCGCTGACGTTTGCCTGCGGCCTGTCGGTCACGATCGTGCTGTTTGCCGCCATCAGCCAGCTCGAGTACGACAAGATGAGCCTGAGCCTGCAGCAGCGCGCCGGCGCGCGCGTGGCCGCCATCGAGCAGGGCCTGGACGACGCGGTCGAAGTGCTGACCACCACCAACCAGCTGTTTTCCGCCGTCGTGCCCGTCACGCGCCAGCAGTTCCATGATTTCACCACGCCGCTGCTGCAGCGCCATCCCTTTATCCAGGCCTTCAACTACCACCGCCGCGTGCCGCATGCGCAGCGCGCCGCGTTCGAAGCCGAACTGCGCGCCATCGTGCCCGGCTACGCCATGATGGAAATGCACGGCCCGCAGATGCTGCCGGCGCCGGTGCGCGCCAACTACCTGGTGGTCGACTACCTGGAGCCGATGCAGGGCAACCTGCCCGCTTTCGGCCTGAACGTGCGCCCCGACGGCCTGCTGGCCGGCGCCCTCGACCAGGCGGTGACGGGCAACCTGACGGTGGCGACCAGCCTGCTGAGCCTGGCCCAGGGACCGGAAAAAGGCTTTGTCATCCTGCGTCCCGTGTACCGCCACGGCGTGCCGCTCGACACGCCCGAGCAGCGGCGCGCGGCCGTGATCGGCGACACGGCCGCCGTCATCCGCGGCGGCGAACTGGTGCAGAAAATCCTCTCCGGCGCCGAACTGCTGGACGATCCGCAGCTGGAAGTCGAAGTCTTTGCCGGCGCCAGCGCCGAAGCGCGCACCCGCATCTTCCAGCACGGCGCGGTGGCGGAAGAGGACCGGGTCGGCGGCTGGCACCGGCTGCCGCGCTGGCTGCATTTCGCCTATCAAAGCCGCTACGACAGCGGCTTTGCCACCGCCGGCCGTTCCTGGCATGTGCGCGTGGTGGCGCATCCGCGCCCCTTCATGGCCGACCACCTGGGCTCGCTGTTTACGCTGGTCACGGGACTACTGTTCAGCCTGCTGACGGCCGCCTTCGTGCAATCGCTGACGCAGCGCTCGCGCCGCGTGCAGCTGCTGGTCGAGCAGCGCACGGCCGACCTCAAGCGCAGCAACGAGCTGCTCAGCGAAGACGTGCGCGCGCGCCAGCGCACCGAGCGGGCACTGCAGGAAAGCGAAAAGCGCTTTCGCCGCCTGCTGGCCCTGTCCTCGGACTGGTACTGGGAACAAGACGCGAACTTCCGCTTCACGCACATCACCAGCGGCTTCGCCGACAAGTCGAACATGCCGCTCGAGCGCTTCATCGGCGCCACGCGCTGGGACCATAATCCCGAGATGCGCAATGCGCGCTGGGGCAAGCAGCATATGGCCACCCTGCAGGCCCACCTGCCCTTCTTCCACCTCGAATATGCCATGGCCGACCGCGACGGCAAGCTGCGCTGGTTCAGCATCAATGGCGAGCCGCTGTTCGACGACCTGGGCGACTTCAAGGGCTATCGCGGCACCGGCTCCGAGATCACCGAGCGCAAGCTGGCGGAACAGCAGATCCAGCATATCGCCCACCACGACGTGCTGACCGGCCTGCCCAACCGCGCCCTGCTGCGCGACCGGCTGGCGCAGGCGATGGCGCTGTCGCGCCGCAAGAACCGTGCGCTGTGGGTGCTGCTGATCGACCTGGACCGCTTCAAGTTCGTCAACGACAGCCTGGGCCACAAGGCCGGCGACCTGCTGCTGAAAACCATCGCCGCGCGCCTGCAGGCCAGCCTGCGCGAAAGCGACACCGTGGCGCGCCTGTCGGGCGACGAATTCGTCGCCATCCTGTCCGAGCAGGCCGACGAGGAACTGAGCAAGGCGGTGGTGCAGCGCATCATGGACGCCGTGGCGCAACCGGTGCTGCTCGACGGCAAGGAATTTTTTGTCACCTGCAGCATCGGCGTGGCCGTCTACGACATGACGCAATTCGACGCGCCCGGCGACGTGACCCTGAACGGCGAAACGCAGAACCTGATCGAGCAGGCCGACATCGCCATGTACAGCGCCAAGAAACAGGGCCGCAATACCATCAAGTTCTACACCAAGGCGATGAACCAGGCCACCCTGGAACGGCTGCGCATCGAAACGGCGCTGCGCAACGCCCTCGAACGCGACCAGTTCGTGCTGCATTACCAGCCGCAGCTGGACCTGGAAAGCGGGCGCATCGTCGGCGTCGAAGCGCTGCTGCGCTGGCGCCACCCGGAACTGGGCATGGTGGCGCCCAACCGCTTTATCGCGCTGGCCGAAGATACCGGCCTGATCGTGCCGATAGGCGCCTGGGTGATGCGCCAGGCCTGCGCGCAGATGCAGGCCTGGCATGCGGCCGGGCTGGGGTCGCTGCGCCTGGCGGTGAACCTGTCGGCGCGCCAGTTCAATGAGCCGAACCTGGTGGCCTCGATCGCCGACGTGCTGGCGGAAACCGGCCTGGCGCCGGCCTGCCTGGAACTGGAACTGACGGAAAGCCTGTTCATGCACGACGTGGCGCTGGCGGTGAGCCAGCTGCACGACATGAAGGCGCTGGGGGTGCAGCTGTCGATCGACGATTTCGGCACCGGCTATTCCAGCTTTGCCTACCTGCGCACCTTCCCGATCGATGTCCTCAAAATTGACCGCAGTTTTGTCGGCGACGTCGCCAGCGATGCCGATGACGCGGCCATCGTGGTCTCCATCATCGCCCTGGCGCACAACCTGAAACTGCGCGTGGTGGCCGAAGGCGTGGAAACGGCGGAACAGCTGGACTACCTGCGCCGCCACGGCTGCGACGAAGCGCAAGGCTTTTACTTCAGCCATCCGCTGCCGGCGCATGAAGTGGAGCTGCTGCTGCGCGGCGAGCTGGTCACGCCGGCAGGCTAG
- a CDS encoding transferase spermidine synthase translates to MPIDAQTTVPPPLVHTDGDRRRLEFCPGMIQSEMLLSRPDHLLLRYARAMMCFTLFVPRPRHILMVGLGGGSLLKFCHRYLPETRITVLELRADVIALREQFMVPPDDARLRIIETDAVSYIRQHPASADVLLLDGFDASGLPPALGSARFYADCLRALVPGGVLVANLFNYDPHYAAMLARLMLTFRGQVCHFDGIAGNNRIIFAAKPGRADAGRAVRTVRLVRWRALFGLGFLNRLLPPWQLWRLRRRQRASD, encoded by the coding sequence ATGCCCATCGACGCGCAGACCACCGTCCCTCCTCCTCTCGTGCATACCGACGGCGACCGGCGCCGGCTGGAGTTTTGCCCCGGCATGATCCAGAGTGAAATGCTGCTGTCGCGCCCCGATCACCTGCTGCTGCGCTACGCGCGCGCCATGATGTGCTTTACCCTGTTCGTGCCGCGCCCGCGCCATATCCTGATGGTGGGACTGGGCGGCGGCTCGCTGCTGAAATTCTGCCACCGCTACCTGCCCGAGACGCGCATCACGGTGCTGGAACTGCGCGCCGACGTGATCGCGCTGCGCGAGCAGTTCATGGTGCCGCCCGACGATGCGCGCCTGCGCATCATCGAGACCGACGCCGTCAGCTATATCCGCCAGCATCCGGCCAGCGCCGACGTGCTGCTGCTCGACGGCTTCGACGCCAGCGGCCTGCCGCCGGCGCTGGGCAGCGCGCGCTTCTATGCCGACTGCCTGCGCGCGCTGGTGCCCGGCGGCGTGCTGGTGGCCAACCTGTTCAATTACGATCCGCACTACGCCGCCATGCTGGCGCGGCTGATGCTGACCTTTCGCGGCCAGGTATGTCACTTCGACGGCATCGCCGGCAATAACCGCATCATCTTCGCGGCCAAGCCCGGCCGTGCCGACGCAGGCCGCGCGGTGCGGACGGTACGCCTGGTACGCTGGCGCGCCTTGTTCGGCCTGGGCTTCCTGAACCGCCTGCTGCCGCCCTGGCAGCTGTGGCGCCTGCGGCGGCGCCAGCGTGCGTCGGATTGA
- a CDS encoding GGDEF domain-containing protein: protein MDIKTLVLALALGNLSLCAALFFFEYERKKSFAMSTWALAKQCQAIAWCLLYLRGVLPDFLSILLGNSLLFAGMALDAGALWQAAGKSGWRRRLLPALGVAVLLFALCYIFDVAPLLRSAGGSLIVAGFFLSGVAALSLQWREASMLRRFLVVAMGLLSLLIAARGVLAAFVPGFDAELMQLAGFGALYLMMLTNAFGYLLLSREKLGGELARLEVVDAATGVPNRRGFYQALAPWMALARRPGLPTALVVLNLDDFKRVNDSYGHPVGDAVLKSVVDICRQQLRDSDLMGRLGGAEFAIQLPRTSLSDALMVAERIRFAVAALPVKTEKAVLSLTASLGVTTIRAEDSTVALFKRADEALQAAKEAGRNRVMAAPEAPALDV, encoded by the coding sequence ATGGATATCAAGACCCTGGTCCTGGCGCTGGCGCTGGGCAACCTGAGCCTGTGCGCCGCGCTGTTTTTCTTCGAGTACGAGCGCAAGAAGTCGTTCGCCATGTCGACCTGGGCGCTGGCCAAGCAGTGCCAGGCCATCGCCTGGTGCCTGCTGTACCTGCGCGGCGTGCTGCCCGATTTCCTCTCCATTTTGCTCGGCAACAGCCTGCTGTTCGCCGGCATGGCGCTCGACGCCGGCGCCCTGTGGCAGGCGGCCGGCAAGAGCGGCTGGCGCCGCCGCCTGCTGCCGGCGCTGGGCGTGGCCGTGCTGCTGTTCGCGCTGTGCTATATATTCGACGTGGCGCCGCTGCTGCGCAGCGCCGGCGGTTCGCTGATCGTGGCCGGCTTCTTCCTGTCCGGCGTGGCCGCCTTGTCGCTGCAGTGGCGCGAGGCGAGCATGCTGCGCCGTTTCCTGGTCGTCGCCATGGGCCTGCTGTCGCTGCTGATCGCCGCGCGCGGCGTGCTGGCCGCCTTCGTGCCGGGCTTTGACGCCGAGCTGATGCAGCTGGCCGGCTTCGGTGCGCTGTACCTGATGATGCTGACCAATGCCTTCGGCTACCTGCTGCTGTCGCGCGAAAAACTCGGTGGCGAACTGGCTCGCCTGGAAGTGGTCGATGCGGCCACGGGCGTGCCGAACCGGCGCGGCTTTTACCAGGCGCTGGCGCCATGGATGGCGCTGGCGCGCCGGCCCGGCCTGCCCACCGCGCTGGTGGTGCTCAATCTCGACGATTTCAAGCGCGTCAACGACAGCTACGGCCATCCGGTCGGCGACGCGGTGCTGAAAAGCGTGGTCGACATCTGCCGCCAGCAATTGCGCGACAGCGACCTGATGGGCCGCCTGGGCGGCGCCGAATTCGCCATCCAGCTGCCGCGCACCAGCTTGAGTGACGCGCTGATGGTGGCCGAACGCATCCGCTTTGCGGTCGCCGCCTTGCCGGTCAAGACGGAAAAAGCCGTGCTCAGCCTGACGGCCAGCCTGGGTGTGACCACCATCCGCGCCGAAGACAGCACGGTGGCGCTGTTCAAGCGCGCCGACGAGGCGCTGCAGGCGGCCAAGGAAGCCGGGCGCAACCGCGTGATGGCGGCGCCGGAGGCTCCCGCACTGGATGTGTAA
- a CDS encoding ionic transporter y4hA, giving the protein MKSLTSLPVWPLAAPIVGWLFLGGASFGFGGAYQILLVIGLIASVLAAVYHAEVVAHRIGEPYGTLVLALAVTLIEVALIVSLMLAGGPETTGLARDTVFAAIMIILNGIVGICLLLGAGRHKEQTFGLLGVSASLATLAAIAILTLVLPNYTSSAAGPFYNSSQLIFIAVISLVLYGTFVLVQTVRHRDYFLPKEAVGDEEVHAEPPTPTVAWISAIALLVCLGAVVLLAKSLAPALETAIAAMGAPKTLVGIVIAAIVLLPEGLAAVRAARANRLQTSLNLALGSALASIGLTIPAVVVVSLATGLTITLGLDIKSTVLLLLSLMVATLSLGTGRTTVMQGTVHLVIFAVYLFTTIVP; this is encoded by the coding sequence ATGAAAAGTCTTACCTCCCTGCCTGTATGGCCACTGGCCGCCCCGATCGTGGGCTGGCTGTTCCTGGGCGGCGCCAGCTTCGGTTTCGGCGGCGCCTACCAGATCCTGCTGGTGATCGGCCTGATCGCCAGCGTGCTGGCCGCCGTCTACCATGCCGAGGTGGTGGCGCACCGCATCGGCGAACCGTACGGCACCCTGGTGCTGGCGCTGGCCGTGACCCTGATCGAGGTGGCGCTGATCGTCTCGCTGATGCTGGCCGGCGGTCCTGAAACCACGGGCCTGGCGCGCGACACCGTGTTCGCCGCCATCATGATCATCCTGAACGGCATCGTCGGCATCTGCCTGCTGCTGGGCGCCGGGCGCCACAAGGAGCAGACCTTTGGCCTGCTGGGCGTGAGCGCGTCGCTGGCCACCCTGGCGGCGATCGCGATTCTGACCCTGGTGCTGCCGAACTATACGTCGAGCGCGGCCGGACCGTTCTACAACTCCAGCCAGCTGATCTTCATCGCCGTCATTTCGCTGGTGCTGTACGGCACTTTTGTCCTGGTGCAGACGGTGCGCCACCGCGATTACTTCCTGCCCAAGGAAGCCGTCGGCGACGAAGAGGTCCATGCCGAGCCGCCCACGCCGACGGTGGCCTGGATCAGCGCCATCGCGCTGCTGGTCTGCCTGGGCGCCGTGGTGCTGCTGGCCAAGTCGCTGGCGCCCGCGCTGGAAACGGCAATCGCCGCCATGGGCGCGCCCAAGACCCTGGTCGGCATCGTCATCGCCGCCATCGTGCTGCTGCCCGAAGGCCTGGCGGCCGTGCGCGCGGCGCGCGCCAATCGCCTGCAAACCAGTTTGAACCTGGCGCTCGGTTCGGCCCTGGCCAGCATCGGCCTGACGATACCGGCGGTGGTGGTGGTGTCGCTGGCCACCGGGTTGACCATCACGCTGGGCCTGGACATCAAGTCGACCGTGCTGTTGCTGCTGTCGCTGATGGTGGCCACCCTGTCGCTCGGCACGGGACGCACCACCGTGATGCAGGGCACGGTGCACCTGGTGATCTTCGCCGTGTATTTGTTTACAACGATCGTGCCGTAA
- a CDS encoding Ppx/GppA phosphatase family protein translates to MYAAVDLGSNSFRLHVGKHDGDTIRVIKSVRDPIRLAAGLDAHGDLTEAAMQGALACLQRFRTVLDGFQLEAVRVVATSAMRVARNGAVFLPLAEEAIGYPIEIISGEEEGRLIYMGVANSLAIPGERRLVMDIGGGSTELILGRGQDVERVESFSLGTVKQSLSFFIGGRIDAPSFEAAILSARSHFEDGAPPYMPQHWKTAYGSSGTIRTIADIIARNKLGDGLLSGSSLDALARRFIELGHTSKIDLPGLRPDRAGTIVGGLAILIGLFRELAIPAMTPIEAGLRMGVMWDLFLRSTKRDRREQSVQACMEKFHVDQRRASRVAEQAQALYAQLKPTSEALVKPLRWASLLHETGMVVSQTGYHKHAAYIIENADLPGFTTREQKTMSRLILAQKGNLRKIDDVLADADFAKAVLALRLSILLMHARIEADFSELRLRMKNRIDLDIKRGWVAHHPTVSFWIEKEQEFWDEVGVDFTIRASA, encoded by the coding sequence ATGTATGCAGCGGTGGACCTGGGGTCCAACAGTTTTCGTTTACACGTCGGCAAGCATGATGGCGACACCATCCGCGTCATCAAGAGCGTGCGCGACCCGATCCGCCTGGCCGCCGGCCTGGACGCCCATGGCGACCTGACCGAGGCGGCCATGCAGGGCGCGCTGGCGTGCCTGCAGCGTTTTCGCACCGTGCTTGACGGTTTCCAGCTCGAAGCCGTGCGCGTGGTGGCCACGTCGGCCATGCGCGTGGCGCGCAACGGCGCCGTCTTTTTGCCGCTGGCCGAAGAGGCCATCGGCTACCCGATCGAAATCATCTCGGGCGAGGAAGAGGGGCGGCTGATCTACATGGGGGTGGCCAATTCGCTGGCGATTCCCGGCGAGCGGCGCCTGGTGATGGATATCGGCGGCGGCTCGACCGAGCTGATCCTGGGCCGTGGGCAGGACGTGGAGCGGGTCGAGTCGTTCAGCCTCGGCACGGTCAAGCAGAGCCTGTCGTTCTTTATCGGCGGGCGCATCGACGCACCGTCGTTCGAAGCGGCGATCCTGTCGGCGCGCAGCCACTTCGAGGATGGCGCGCCACCGTACATGCCGCAGCACTGGAAGACGGCCTATGGTTCTTCCGGCACGATCCGCACGATTGCCGACATCATCGCCCGCAACAAGCTGGGCGACGGCCTGCTGAGCGGCTCCAGCCTGGACGCGCTGGCGCGCCGCTTCATCGAACTGGGCCACACCAGCAAGATCGACCTGCCCGGCCTGCGGCCCGACCGCGCCGGCACCATCGTCGGCGGCCTGGCGATCCTGATCGGCCTGTTCCGCGAACTGGCGATACCCGCAATGACGCCGATCGAGGCCGGCCTGCGCATGGGTGTGATGTGGGACTTGTTCCTGCGTTCGACCAAGCGCGACCGGCGCGAACAGTCGGTGCAGGCCTGCATGGAAAAATTCCATGTCGACCAGCGCCGCGCCAGCCGGGTGGCCGAGCAGGCGCAGGCCCTGTACGCGCAGCTCAAACCCACGTCCGAGGCGCTGGTCAAGCCGCTGCGCTGGGCCAGCCTGCTGCACGAAACGGGCATGGTGGTGTCGCAGACCGGTTATCACAAGCATGCGGCCTACATCATCGAAAACGCCGATTTGCCCGGTTTTACCACGCGCGAACAGAAGACCATGAGCCGGCTGATCCTGGCGCAAAAGGGCAACCTGCGCAAGATCGACGATGTGCTGGCCGATGCCGACTTCGCCAAGGCGGTGCTGGCGCTGCGCCTGTCGATTTTGCTGATGCATGCGCGCATCGAAGCCGATTTCAGCGAGCTGCGTCTGCGCATGAAGAACCGGATCGACCTCGATATCAAGCGCGGCTGGGTGGCGCACCATCCGACGGTGTCGTTCTGGATCGAAAAAGAGCAGGAATTCTGGGATGAAGTCGGCGTCGATTTCACCATCCGCGCAAGTGCCTGA